A region of Flavobacterium album DNA encodes the following proteins:
- a CDS encoding SDR family oxidoreductase gives MKILLTGATGYIGQRLLPVLLESGHQVVCLVRDAKRFDIQRYGEGVEVWEADLLTHDSLKDIPRDIDVAYYLVHSMSAVGDFMAREELSATNFKKAVAATAAKQVIYLTGIANQEDLSPHLLSRRRVEEILSSGPVPLTALRAGIIVGSGSASFEIIRDLVEKLPVMIAPKWLMTRCQPVAIRNVIEFLSGVMLKPWAFGKHYDIYGPDVLTYKQMLEQFAHERGLTRHIITLPVMTPRLSSYWLYFVTSTSYTLASHLVDSMKIEVVAHENDLGSRLGITPIHYREAIRMAFDKIEQNMVLSSWKDAMGSRAAAGRLSEHVVVPEYGVFTDSKKLATKDPEKAAERIFAIGGHRGWYYADWLWSFRGFLDKLFGGVGLKRGRKNAATINAGESLDFWRVIYADRKEKRLLLYAEMRLPGEAWLEFSVKDNMVYQTATFRPLGLGGRLYWYSVLPFHWFIFKGMIKKIAG, from the coding sequence ATGAAAATACTACTCACCGGCGCAACCGGATATATTGGGCAGCGGCTGCTTCCTGTGCTTCTGGAAAGTGGCCACCAGGTGGTATGCCTCGTTCGTGATGCCAAACGCTTTGACATACAGCGTTATGGAGAAGGCGTTGAAGTTTGGGAAGCGGACCTGCTCACCCATGATAGCCTGAAGGATATACCGCGGGATATTGATGTTGCATACTACCTCGTTCATTCCATGAGCGCAGTAGGCGATTTTATGGCACGGGAAGAGCTGTCGGCAACGAATTTCAAGAAGGCTGTGGCTGCCACGGCGGCAAAGCAGGTTATTTACCTTACCGGAATCGCCAACCAGGAAGACCTCTCCCCCCACCTGCTCTCCCGCAGGCGCGTAGAGGAGATACTATCTTCAGGCCCGGTGCCCCTTACAGCGCTTCGCGCCGGTATAATTGTGGGTTCGGGAAGCGCGTCGTTTGAAATCATTAGGGACCTTGTGGAAAAGCTTCCGGTAATGATCGCTCCAAAATGGCTGATGACACGCTGTCAGCCGGTTGCCATCAGGAATGTAATAGAATTCCTTTCGGGCGTGATGCTGAAGCCCTGGGCCTTTGGCAAGCACTATGACATCTACGGACCCGACGTGCTGACCTACAAGCAGATGCTTGAACAATTTGCGCACGAGCGCGGCCTTACACGGCACATTATTACACTGCCGGTCATGACACCGAGGCTATCATCTTACTGGCTATATTTCGTGACATCTACTTCCTACACACTGGCCAGCCACCTGGTAGACAGCATGAAAATTGAGGTGGTAGCCCATGAAAATGACCTTGGCAGCAGGCTTGGCATTACGCCTATACACTACCGTGAGGCTATACGTATGGCTTTTGACAAGATTGAGCAGAACATGGTACTCTCAAGCTGGAAAGATGCTATGGGCTCACGGGCCGCGGCAGGAAGGCTATCCGAGCATGTGGTAGTACCGGAATATGGTGTTTTCACCGATAGTAAAAAGCTGGCTACAAAAGACCCGGAGAAGGCGGCAGAACGCATTTTTGCGATTGGCGGACACCGCGGATGGTATTATGCCGACTGGTTGTGGAGTTTCAGGGGCTTTCTTGATAAACTCTTTGGAGGGGTTGGCCTCAAGCGCGGCCGAAAGAATGCCGCAACCATCAATGCAGGAGAATCACTCGATTTCTGGAGGGTTATCTATGCTGACCGTAAAGAAAAACGTTTGCTGCTCTATGCCGAGATGAGGCTCCCGGGTGAAGCCTGGCTGGAGTTTTCGGTAAAGGACAATATGGTATACCAAACCGCTACCTTCCGCCCCCTTGGGCTTGGCGGCAGGCTGTACTGGTATTCGGTGTTACCTTTCCACTGGTTTATATTTAAGGGAATGATTAAAAAAATTGCAG
- a CDS encoding MerR family transcriptional regulator, translating into MNNIKTEFSIGDLENLSGIKAHTIRMWEKRYELLTPGRGESGMRRTYTLDELRKLLNVTLLTGHGFKISRVAAMDARQIEVLVTEVRSTRTDIAPVVHQYKLAMMTFDQASFIDMTEQLLSKMPFREVFMRYFLPLLEEIGLMWQTATIEPAHEHFVSNLIRMVVLQQTAASSRKIKKGQQPAFVLFLPFGEIHELGLLYLQYEITASGRNCIYLGSNMSLDSLTEVTRLFTGITYITYLTVTPEEKPLTEYIPALHGKIQRNGSALWVVGRKTMGLEIPESDTLRFFTSLSMSVEALSLAFAQESNSN; encoded by the coding sequence ATGAACAATATAAAGACAGAATTCTCAATAGGCGACCTCGAAAATCTATCAGGTATTAAAGCCCATACGATCCGTATGTGGGAGAAGCGCTACGAATTGCTTACGCCCGGGCGGGGGGAGTCGGGCATGCGCCGGACCTATACGCTGGATGAGCTGCGTAAGCTGCTGAATGTGACTTTGCTTACGGGTCACGGCTTTAAAATATCCAGGGTCGCAGCGATGGATGCGCGCCAGATCGAGGTCCTGGTGACCGAAGTGAGAAGTACGCGTACTGATATTGCGCCGGTTGTCCACCAATACAAGCTTGCGATGATGACCTTTGACCAGGCATCCTTTATTGATATGACAGAGCAGCTGCTCTCGAAGATGCCGTTCCGGGAAGTGTTTATGCGCTATTTCCTCCCTTTGCTGGAAGAAATAGGGCTCATGTGGCAGACAGCCACCATTGAGCCTGCCCATGAGCATTTTGTAAGCAATCTCATCAGGATGGTTGTACTTCAGCAGACTGCGGCCTCCAGCCGAAAGATCAAAAAGGGCCAGCAGCCGGCATTTGTACTTTTTCTCCCTTTTGGCGAGATCCATGAACTTGGCCTGCTCTACCTTCAGTATGAAATTACCGCATCAGGACGCAACTGCATCTACCTCGGAAGCAATATGTCATTGGATAGCCTCACGGAAGTTACAAGGCTTTTTACAGGCATTACCTATATCACCTATCTTACTGTTACCCCTGAGGAAAAACCACTTACGGAGTATATACCGGCACTTCATGGCAAGATACAGCGCAACGGTTCGGCTCTATGGGTGGTAGGAAGGAAGACAATGGGATTGGAGATTCCCGAGTCTGATACCCTTCGCTTTTTTACTTCACTATCAATGTCTGTCGAAGCGCTTTCCCTCGCCTTTGCGCAAGAGAGCAATAGTAACTAA
- a CDS encoding SDR family NAD(P)-dependent oxidoreductase, whose amino-acid sequence MEDLSKHFIIAGASSGIGLSMARALTASGHRVTGLSRTPGELEGTPGYTHVFHDFLSPDPLPAIAGPADGIAYCPGSITLKPLARLSRTDITNDFELNAMGAFLFVRQYIENMKDAGSGAVLLFSSVAASTGLPYHASIAMAKGAIEGLVKALAAELAPQIRVNAIAPSLTDTPLAKQLLNSDAKIAANAERHPLKSIGRAEDIAELGCQLLTGSPWMTGQVISVNGGLGTILR is encoded by the coding sequence ATGGAAGATTTATCTAAGCATTTTATTATAGCAGGCGCCAGCAGTGGCATAGGCTTGAGTATGGCACGTGCGCTGACGGCTTCCGGCCACCGGGTTACCGGGTTGAGCCGAACCCCGGGCGAGTTAGAGGGCACTCCCGGCTACACCCATGTCTTTCACGATTTCCTGTCTCCGGATCCGCTGCCTGCAATTGCCGGGCCGGCTGACGGAATTGCTTACTGCCCCGGAAGCATAACGCTGAAGCCCCTTGCACGCCTGTCCCGCACTGACATTACAAACGATTTTGAACTTAATGCCATGGGAGCATTCCTGTTTGTAAGGCAGTATATTGAAAATATGAAGGATGCGGGGTCGGGCGCAGTGCTGCTTTTCAGTTCGGTAGCCGCTTCAACAGGGCTTCCTTACCATGCGAGCATTGCCATGGCCAAAGGAGCGATTGAAGGCCTCGTAAAAGCATTGGCTGCCGAGCTTGCTCCTCAAATCAGGGTGAATGCGATTGCCCCGTCACTGACAGATACGCCTTTAGCAAAGCAACTGCTAAATTCTGATGCTAAAATTGCGGCTAACGCTGAGCGCCATCCGCTAAAATCAATTGGCAGGGCTGAGGATATTGCAGAGCTGGGATGCCAGCTCCTAACAGGTTCGCCATGGATGACGGGCCAGGTGATTTCCGTTAACGGAGGGCTCGGAACCATACTACGATAG
- a CDS encoding FAD-binding domain-containing protein, protein MSYKHIISRIDDFDPLGYEHTRNFEDGGISGLSPYLSRGVISTKQLYLRLATRYGEPACSGFLKQLLWREYFQQRQVGGLLTAAPHPDTNRTRGVPVAVLRGVTGIEAIDGGIRKLYAGGYMHNHVRLYTAAVCGLAGYRIEMPSQWMYYHLFDGDIASNTGSWQWAAGMLTAKRYIANQDNINHYCRTSQSGTFLDMDYDALDRLAGIDALNECTEIAFSTVLPVTPLPKLDSRPVVLYTNYNLDPLWHCDGDFNRVLLLDSDHYRSYPVSEKVLEFTLGLAINIDGLQVYAGRYSDLRAAYPENRFIVREHPLFSYPGTEIEPREWLAGRVNNAAGSFTKYFKAIQNEYHGRFI, encoded by the coding sequence GTGTCATATAAACACATAATTAGTCGTATCGATGATTTCGATCCACTGGGTTATGAACACACACGAAACTTTGAAGATGGCGGCATCTCCGGGCTCTCCCCTTACCTGTCACGCGGGGTGATAAGCACGAAGCAGCTTTACCTAAGACTGGCAACCCGCTATGGTGAGCCGGCTTGCAGCGGATTCCTGAAGCAGCTGCTTTGGCGCGAATATTTTCAGCAGCGGCAGGTCGGCGGATTGCTTACAGCAGCGCCCCACCCCGACACAAACCGTACAAGGGGTGTGCCTGTAGCCGTGCTTCGTGGCGTAACCGGCATCGAAGCTATTGATGGGGGAATCAGAAAATTATATGCTGGAGGCTATATGCACAACCATGTCCGGCTTTATACAGCTGCTGTATGCGGGTTAGCAGGTTATCGTATTGAAATGCCTTCCCAATGGATGTACTACCATCTTTTTGATGGCGATATAGCAAGCAATACGGGTTCGTGGCAGTGGGCTGCGGGAATGCTTACAGCAAAGAGGTACATTGCCAACCAGGACAATATTAACCATTATTGCAGGACCAGCCAGAGCGGTACTTTTCTTGATATGGATTATGACGCACTTGACCGGCTGGCCGGAATTGATGCACTGAACGAGTGTACCGAGATTGCCTTCAGCACTGTGCTTCCGGTAACACCGCTGCCAAAGCTGGATTCCCGCCCTGTAGTGCTTTATACCAATTATAACCTTGATCCACTGTGGCATTGTGATGGTGATTTTAACCGTGTGCTGCTTTTGGACAGCGATCATTACAGGTCATATCCGGTAAGCGAAAAAGTACTGGAGTTTACCCTGGGCCTGGCTATAAATATTGACGGCCTACAGGTATATGCAGGCCGCTACAGCGACCTGAGAGCCGCCTATCCGGAAAATCGCTTCATTGTCAGGGAGCATCCGCTTTTCAGTTACCCGGGCACAGAAATTGAGCCGCGTGAATGGCTTGCCGGACGCGTAAACAACGCAGCGGGATCGTTCACAAAATATTTTAAAGCAATACAAAATGAATACCATGGAAGATTTATCTAA
- a CDS encoding fasciclin domain-containing protein yields the protein MKRKIFKTAGLFMLMVLPLFTSCSDDDNNNTNQDGNTIADIASANQNLSILVQALDRANLVATLDGQGSYTVFAPTNQAFENFLDDKGFASINEVPVATLKEILLNHVVSGTAISSSLETGYVKTLGKGSASATNTLSMFVNTSNGVVLNGGATNGGATVTTPDIMASNGVVHVVNSVIDLPTVTSHAIANPDFSVLVQALTRNDQPDFAGILSGTQSSPFTVFAPNNAAFTSLLTELNLPGLASIPQATLENTLKYHVVTGQNVLSTSLMDNMEVGTFQGGDFTVNLEGGASITDANGRVSNIIATDVQASNGVIHAINKVLLPQM from the coding sequence ATGAAAAGAAAAATTTTTAAAACGGCAGGTCTGTTTATGCTAATGGTACTGCCTTTGTTCACCTCGTGCAGTGACGATGACAACAACAACACAAATCAGGACGGCAATACCATTGCGGATATTGCATCGGCAAACCAAAACCTTTCGATACTGGTACAGGCGCTGGACCGCGCTAATCTTGTGGCAACACTTGATGGCCAGGGAAGTTATACCGTTTTTGCTCCTACGAATCAGGCATTCGAGAACTTTTTGGACGATAAAGGCTTTGCATCAATCAACGAGGTGCCCGTAGCTACACTTAAAGAAATATTGCTTAACCACGTAGTATCAGGAACCGCAATTTCTTCATCTTTGGAAACCGGTTATGTAAAGACACTGGGCAAGGGTAGTGCCTCTGCTACTAATACGCTAAGCATGTTTGTAAACACTTCAAACGGTGTAGTATTGAATGGTGGTGCAACCAACGGCGGCGCTACAGTAACTACTCCCGATATTATGGCAAGCAATGGGGTAGTGCATGTGGTTAACAGCGTAATCGACCTTCCAACAGTAACGAGCCACGCAATCGCAAATCCGGATTTCTCAGTCCTTGTACAGGCGCTTACTAGAAATGACCAGCCCGACTTTGCAGGCATCTTATCAGGAACACAGAGCTCGCCATTTACCGTATTTGCACCAAACAATGCTGCATTCACATCGCTGCTTACAGAGCTTAACCTTCCCGGATTGGCCTCAATCCCTCAGGCTACGCTGGAAAACACGCTCAAATACCACGTGGTAACCGGGCAAAATGTGCTTTCGACTTCACTGATGGACAATATGGAAGTAGGTACATTCCAGGGTGGTGATTTTACGGTTAACCTTGAAGGAGGTGCATCAATCACAGACGCTAACGGAAGGGTTTCAAACATCATCGCAACAGACGTGCAGGCATCGAATGGTGTTATCCACGCTATAAATAAGGTATTGTTACCTCAAATGTAA